The window ACGAACGCCGACTACGGAACCACGATCAATGTGACGGTCTGCGGTGTCAACGCGACCTTCCCGGCCACTGCCATCAACACGGCGGGTACGCAGATCACCGCGATCACGCCCAACGTGACAGGCGTCAGCGGCCTCGGTACCGGCGTCTACGGTGGCGCTTGCCCCGTCCGGATCGTCAACGGCACCTGGACCAGCCCCATCACACCGAGCACGATCTTCGCCGCTCTGAACGAGTGATGCACTAGGAGTGACGAACCTCCAGTACGGAATGAGCCCGACTCCTTGACGGAGCCGGGCTCGTTCCGTTTCTGCGTCAACGCGTCTCAGCCCAATGCCGGGCCACGACCTGTGCGGTCTCCGCTGCTGTGGTCTGGCTGTCCTTGGCGCCGAAGGTGACCGCGGCGACGCTACGGTCGGCGGAGACCCGCCAGCACAACATCATGTTGGGTTTGACCTGCGTCGACTTGGAACCGGCGAACCGGAAGCGGTTCGTGCACCGCGAGCCCTCCACGGGATTCCCCTGGTCGGCGGCCCAGCGGACGAATCCCTTCCCGGTCAGGTCGTAATCCGCCTTCATGATGCTCACGCTGGCCGCGCCGATCTTCTCCGTCAGGGTCTCCACCGGCCGCTCCTCCCGGGCAGGCTCCGCAGCGGCGTCATCGCGGTCGCTTTTGGTGCGTGTACGAGGCTCTTCTCTTCGACTGGTACCAGCTTCGGCCCCCTGAGTGGCGTTCGGGGTGGAGGCAGTGCTGGTGGCGGACCGTTCGGCGAAGGCCGTCGGGGGTGCTGACGTAAGGACACCGGCGGAGGGGCCGGCCGGCGAGCCGGCTGAGGCGGTGGTGGTCTCCGGTTCCAGAGCGGTGTCCGACCCGTGCACCAACGAGTCGGTGATGAGATAGCTCGCTCCGCCCAGGGCCAGAGCCGCCCCAGCGGTTCCCGCGACGATCCGCCGTCGGTGGCGCGCCCTTGTCGTGTTGTTGATCGGGTGCGGTTCATGCTCCATGTCTGCAGGCATCACACGATTCCTCGAGGGTCTATGGGCTGTGCCGACGTGTCACGAGTCATCGGCTTCCCATCGTTAACATGGGAACCAGCACCTTCCCCTTGTTTCGGCTTTCGGGGAAATCGCCTGCCCCGATTTCTCTTCTGCGAGTCGGGCGTCCGTCACGTCGTTACGCTCTCTCCGGACGCCAATCCAGAGGAGCCATCCCGATGATCACGTCGCAGCGTTCGTTTCGCCCCAGCATCCGTTCCAGCCTTGCTGTCGCTGCCATATCGACCCTGGTGCTGGCGGTCGCCGCGGCCCCGGCGAGTGCGGCCGCTGCAACGATGACATTGAGCCGGGCGGGCGGCGCCAGTGGCGCCGGCGGCACCGTCATCGGCACCGTTCCCGCGATTTCCAACGGCCCCGCGACGTTTGTTGCGGGTGTTCTCCCGACGGTTCAATTCCAATACATGGCTTCGGCCACTTCCACCTGTGCCACCACCGCGAGAGCCGTTCAGGAGATCGCTGTCAGCGGTACCACCCCGACCGGCGGTGTGCTCACCGTCGACCCGGAGGAGGTGAAGCGGATCTCCGGCACGAAGATCGCATTCAACGTTCCCACCGAGCCGTATCCGGAGCCGGACGTCAACCCGAACGGTCTGGTTTTGGCCGGTGGTCAGAAGACCGCCAAATGGAACGTCTGCGTCTACGACAGCGAGTCCGCGACGGCCAGCACTCTGCTCGCCACCTCGCAGTACACGGTGGTCCTCCGCCCGACGATCACCGGGATTCTGCCGGCGAGCAGCCCTGCGGCGGGTGGCCAGACGATCACGGTCAACGGCACCGGCTTCACCGCTCTCGCCACACCGATAACCGCGGCGATCGGCGGGACAGCCCTCACCAACATCAAGGTTGCGGCGAACGGCTCGAGCTTCACGGCGACCACGGGAGCGCGGGCCGCGGACACCGGGCTGGCACTGACCGTCAACACGCCGGGTGGCACGGTGAGCAGTCTGGATCCGGACAACAACGGTATCGACGACGATCCGTCGATCCCGTTCAGCTACACCAACGGCATAACGATCAGCCCCACCCTCGCCGCCGCCGGCAGCCTCGTCACCGTCGACGTTCTGGGCGCCGGATTCTCACAACTCAGTTTCGACCACGGCAGCCCGACGACCGCCAATGCGCATGTCTTCCTCGTCAACGGGACCTATGACGCGGCAGCCAACCGGGGCGTCGCCGAATGTAAGAACGCGTCGGTGATCAGCGACGCCGAGCTGATCTGCACCCTCAACCTCGCCGACAGCCGTCTCAACCCGGTTACCAGCGCGTCGCTTCCGGGCTCGGAGATCTTCGAAGGCGCTTACACCCTGACCGTGGTGGCGAACGGGTCGACCAGCGCCGGCAGCGCGGCGGGCGCGTCGATCGTCAGCAGTGGGGCCACCTTCACCGTCGGGCCGTACTGATCTATCGCTACTACCCGACTGCAACCCACAAAAGAATGATCGCCCGCAGAGGGCCGCCGATGCTCCTTCCCGACCGCAACGGGAGGGACTTCGAAGATGAAGGTTCAGCTGCTCCGCTACGTCGCCGGTGCTGTGACGGCGGGTGCGCTCGCCGCCGTGGGCGTCTACGCGCTGCCCACCGGGAGTTCGGAATGGACGCCGGTCACCTACGGGTTGACCCAGGACGCCGACGAGATCCTGCCGGCGGTTGTCAGCAAGGCGCAGCCGGCCCGGGTGGTCAGTACCACGCTCGACGAGGACGGCCGGCCGGTCGTCACCGTCAAGGAGGCCACCGACAAGGCGTCGGCCGCGAAGCTGGTCCAGGACGCCCAGAAGGCGGACGGCGCGGTCAGCGTCGAGATGGATGCTCCTGTGCACGCGCTCGGCGTACCGTCGGGATCTGATCCTTATCGGTCTCAGCAGTGGGATTTCACGAAGATCCGAGTGGCTGACGCCTGGCAGAAGTCGACAGGCAGCGGCGTGGTCGTCGCGGTGATCGACACCGGGGTCGACTCGACGCATCCGGACCTCAAGGGCAACGTCCTGTCGGGGTACGACGCGATCGCGAACCGAGTGACGGCCGGCACCGACGGCAACGGGCACGGCACCCATGTGGCGGGCACGATCGCCGCGGTGACCGGTAACGGCGTCGGGGTGTCGGGTGTCGCCCCAGATGTGAAGATCCTGCCGGTCAAGGTGCTGAGTGACAGCGGCAGCGGCACCATGTCGGACACCGCCGAGGGCATCGTCTGGGCCGCCGACCACGGCGCTCAGGTGATCAACATGTCGCTGGGTTCGTCGAGCAAGGTCACCGCGGTGAGCAACGCCATCGCGTACGCCCGGAGCAAGGGTGTCACCGTGGTGGCGGCGGCGGGCAACGAGCGTGCGTCCGGAAGCCCGACCTCGTATCCGGGCGCCGACGCCGGGGTGATCGCCGTCGCGGCCACTGACTCGGCCGACCGGGTCGCCTCCTACTCGAACGCCGGTAGCTACGTCGACGTGGCCGCCCCGGGCAGCGCCATCATCAGCACCTACAAGGGCTCCTACGCCTCCCTGAACGGCACCTCGATGGCGTCGCCGCACGTGGCCGCCGTCGCCGCGCTGCTCAAGGGCTACCAGAACGCGCTGACCCCGGACCAGATCGAGGCGGCTCTGGAGAAGTCCGCCGTCGACCTGGGCACGAAGGGATTCGACAACGACTTCGGTAACGGCCGCATCGACGCCGTCGCCGCCCTCGCCGCGGTCGCACCCCCGACGACCGCGCCGACCACGGCGCCGACGACCCCGCCCACCACGGCGCCGACGACCGCCCCGCCGACGACCACCCCCACCAGCACGCCGACGGACAGCCCGACCGCGACCCCGACGACCAGCCCCACCACCGCCCCGACCACCGCGCCGCCCAAGCCGAAGCTCAACCCCCTCATCACCTCGAACGTCGCCACCCGTGAGGTGGCCTATGGCACCGCCACCGCCACCACGTTCACCGTCCGGGTGGCGGGCAGCCCGTGGGCGAACAAGCCGGCGTCGGTCTGCATCGCCGAGGCGGGGGCCGGTTTCTCCTGCACCGACACCAAGACCAGCATCAACGGGACGGTGACGGTCTCCCGCACGGCTGCGGCCGGCTTCCAGGTGTACGTGAAGACGGCCGAGACCGAGACGACCGCGGCCGCGACCTCACCGGTCACCACGTACACGGTCCGGGCGAAGGTGGCCGCGAGTCTGGCCGGCCGGGGCGTCATGACGGTGACCATCAACGGGGTGGCCGGCCAGCGGGCCGAGATCCAGATCTACAACTCGGTCACCCGCGACTGGACCACGGTGGCCGGTTACCAGGCGGTCGCCCGGGTCTCGGTGAGCGGCCTGGTCAGCGGTCAGCGATACCGGGTTCTGGTGCCCGACACCACGGCCGTCCTCGGCGCCACGAGCGGGACGGTGCTGGCCTGAGACCCTGCTCCCGACCGGCAACGGCCCGGCACCGGCGGTGACAACTCTTCCCCTGGAATCTGATGTCAGTCCAGTTGTTCGAGGGGAAGAGGAACCGTTTTGAAGAACGTCCAGATCCGTAAGTTCGCCTTCGGTGCCGTCGCTGCTGGTGCGCTCGCCGCGGTCGGTGCCCTCGCCCTCCCGGGCGGGTCGGCGGACTGGGCTCCGGTCAGCTACGGGCTGACCGCGGCACCGGAGCGGATTGTTCCGGCGACGGTCACCGAGGCCCAGCCGGCGCGGGTCGTTTCGACCACGATCGACAAGGACGGCCGCCCGGTCGTCACGGTCAAGGAGGCCACCGACAAGGCCTCCGCGATCAAGCTGGTCGAGGCGGCGCAGAAGGCGGACGGCGCGATCGGCGTGGAGATGGACGCCAAGGTGTACGCCCTGGGCGCCCCGACCGGCACGGACCAGTACCGCGCCAAGCAGTGGGACATCCCGAAGATCCACACGACGGACGCGTGGCAGAAGTCGACCGGCGCCGGTGTGGTCGTCGCCGTGATCGACAGCGGTGTCGACGGCACCCACCCGGACCTCGCCGCCAACATGGTCAGCGGCTTCGACGCCACCACCGACCGGGCCGGCACCACCACCGACCGGCACGGGCACGGCACCCACGTGGCGGGCACCGTCGCCGCCGTCACCGGCAACGCCACGGGTATCTCCGGCGTCGCCCCGGACGTCAAGATCATGCCGGTGAAGGTGCTCGGCGACGACGGCAGCGGCAACATGTCGGACACCGCCGAGGGCATCACGTGGGCCGCCGACCACGGCGCCCAGGTGATCAACATGTCGCTCGGCGGCACCCAGAAGGTCACCGCGGTGAGCAACGCGATCGCCTACGCCCGCAGCAAGGGCGTCACCGTCGTGGCCGCCGTCGGCAACAGCCGTGAGCAGGGCAGCCCCACGTCGTACCCGGCCGCCGACGCCGGTGTCATCGGCGTGGCCGCGACCGACTCGAACGACCGGGTCGGCGTCTACTCGAACGCCGGCAACTACGTCGACGTCGCCGCGCCCGGCACCGACATCTTCAGCCTCGCCCCGAACGGCCAGTACAAGACGATGAGCGGCACCTCGATGGCGTCGCCGCACGTCGCCGGCCTCGCCGCGCTGCTGAAGAGCTACCAGAAGTCGCTCACCCCGGACCAGATCGAGGCCACCCTGGAGAAGTCGGCCGTGGACCTGGGCCCGGTCGGGTTCGACAACGACTTCGGCAACGGCCGTGTCGACGCGCTCGCCGCCCTGAACGCGCTGGCCCCGGCGACCACCGCCCCGACCACGCCGCCGACCACCGCGCCGGTGACCAAGGCGCCGACGACGGCTCCGACCACGCCGCCCACCAAGGCCCCGACCACGCCGACCACGCCGCCCACCAAGGCGCCGATCACCACCGCCCCGGTGAAGGGCGCGCCGGTGATCACCGCGGACACCACCGGCGGGAACGTCATCTACGGCACCACGACCGTCACCACGTTCGCCGTCAAGTCCGGTGAGCAGGCGTGGTCCCGCAAGGCCGTCTCGGTCTGCGTGACCGAGTCCGGCGCCGCGCAGCAGTGCACCGAGACCAGCACCGACGACCTCGGCCAGGTCCGGGTCGAGCGTGCCGCCAAGGCGTCCTACCAGGTCGTCGTCAAGGCCGGCGGGGCCACCTCGGCCACGGTCGGCTACCAGGTCCGGGCCGCGGTCACCGTGATCAAGGCCGGCTTCGGCCAGATGCAGGTGACCCTCACCGGCGCGATCGGCCGCCCGGCCGAGATCCAGCAGAAGATCAACGGCACCTGGCGTGCCGTCGGCTCCTACACCGCGCCGACCTCGCCGGCCAAGGCCGTCGTCACCCGCCTGATGCCGGGCCAGACCTACCGCGTCGTGGTCGCCGACAGCGCCGCGATCCTGGGCGCCACCAGCGGCGAGTTCGTCGCCTGACCGATCCGCGCAAGCAACCGCGGCGGGACCCCTCGGGTCCCGCCGCGGTTCGCGTTCCCGCTGGTCAGTTCGGTTTCGGCCATTCGGTTTCGAGCAGGGTGGCGGCGACACCGACCGCCTCGGCGCCGGCCGGTGTCGCGGTCGAGACGACCACCACGCTCCGGGACGCCGACGTGCGCCAGCACAGCAGCGTGGCGGGCGGGCCCGGATCCCGGGCCGGATCGTTGCGGATCCGGGTCGTGCAGCGGACCCCGTTTCCGGCGGGCGTGCCCTGGTCCCTCGCCAGCCGCAGCAGCGGCTCACCGGTGGCATCCCGCCAGAAGCTGACGACCTGCATCTCGCCGTCAGCGTAGGGATGCTCGACGATCTTGGTGCGTTCGCTGACCCGAAGACGTTCGCGCAACTCGTCGATGGCGGCCGAGGCCCGGGCCTCGGCCGAGTCCGGGCTCGCCGGACGGCTCGCCTCGACCGAGGGGACCGGGCTCAATTCGACGGGTGCGGCATGCCTGGTGATTTTGGGGGTACGGCTGACCGGCGCCGTCTCCTCCGGAGTGGACGAGGCGGTCGCCGGGGCGGTCTGCGGCGCCAGTGCCTCCGGCTCGGGCAGGCTCGGCTGCTGCTCGTTCATCAGCTGGACGGTCAGGAACCCGGCGGCGACCAGGGCCACGGCGGCCACCGTGGTCGAGGCGACCAGCCGTCTCCGGTGTCGGACCGACGGGTCGGGTCCGGTCGCGGCCGCGGAGGCGTAGAGGCCGCCCTCGTGCGCCGTGTAGTCATCGTGATCGTGGTGCTCGTCGTAGGCCATGTCACCGTCCCGCGCCCGTTCCTCTGCGATCTTGTCGAGTTCGAGCGCGCCGGTCACGCGGCTCGGGTTTCGCCCGTCGACTTGCCTCATGCTTCCAAAGAACGGTACATATCGGGCGGGATTCGGATCATCGGTAGGTACTGTCGGCATCTCGTCAGCCGGGTGGCGTGGGGGCGTGCTCCGGCCGTACCCCCGAATCGGAATCCGCCTTTGCCGCAGCATGCGGCGGCAGCCGCCGGGGTGGACCCTGCGTGACCGGATCGGAACGACCGGTGCCGATGCCTCTGCCGGGCGTCACCCGGACCGGCGAGGGGCGGGTCCGGGCGGTTGACCGTCGGGCCGATGCACGCGCATCGTGTGGGCACGCGGGTTCGAGGGCGGGCGGATCCGGAGGTGATCCGTCGTTGCCCGCCGCCGAAACAGCAGGTGGGGAGGTGGCGGCAGGTGACCGGCGACCAGGCGGACCATGATCCGGCCCGGCCGTCGTGGGACTGCCGGGCCTGCGGCCGTCCCTGGCCGTGCGACCCGGCGCGCGAGCAACTGGCGGGCGCCAACGGCCGGGTCGAACTGGCCGTCCTCATGTGGGATCACCTGGAGGAGGCCGCCCGGGACATGCCCCAGACGCCCGCCTCGGAGCTCTTCGAACGCTTCCTGCGCTGGACCGACCGCCCACCCGGCCCGTCCTGACCAGCGCGCCTCGCGTCCGCCGATTTGTGCAGGCCGACGATGAGTCCGGGCGGGATCAGTTCGGTCAGCGGAGGCCGGCGACCGCCGCGTCGACGCCGCCGCGCCAGATGATGCCCGCCTCCCGGAAACCGGCCGTGCGCAGCGCCTCGATGTGCCACGACACCGGTGGCGTCCACTCCTGACTGTGCCGGTGCGACGGGTAGATCCGCTCCCGTTCGACCGCCTTCGGCGCCAACTGCTCGTCGGCGGCTACGAGTGCCCACCACTGTGGCCAGGAGGTGGCCGCTCCGGTCGCATACCACGCCTCGCGCCGCACCCGGGCGTGATCGTGCAACCGGCGAGACAGCTCCGGTAGACCCTCGTCCTCCATCTGCTCGGCGTTCGCGAACAGGCCGCCCGGGCGCAGCACCTCCCGGATCTCCGCATACAGCGCGGCGACCCGTTCGGCAGGCAGCCAGTGCAGCGCGGTCGCGGTCAGCACCGCGTCGAACGGCTCGGTCGGCAGTTTGGCCCGCCAGCCGGGATCGCCCAGGTCGGCGTCGACCACCGTGGCCCGGTCCCGCAGCGAGGAACCGGCGATCGTCAGCAGCACCGGATCCTGATCGAGGACGGTGACCTGTGCTCCGGGAAAGCGGGCCAGCGCACGCAGCGAGATGGTCCCGGTGCCGCCGGCCAGATCGAGCAGTCGTGGCGCCTCGCCATCGGTCACCGCGGCCACGGCGTCGAGCATCGCCGCGAACCGCTCCTCCCGGTCCGGCATGAAGGCGGTCTGTTGTCGGTCCCAGCTTTCCTGCCACTCGCGATGGTTCGTCAGGTAAGCACTCATACTCCTTACGGTAGTTACATTCCAGGGCTCGCTCAAGAGGCGGGCTCGGCCGGCCGCTCGGCGAAGGCACGCAGATCCCGGCGCTCGATCGCCGCCGCCATCAGGTCCGGGAACGCGTCCGGAGTGCACGCGAACGCCGGCACCCCGAGCGCCGCGAGGGCCGCCGCGTTCTCGTGGTCGTAGGCCGGGGCGCCCTCGTCGGAGAGCGCCAGCAGCACCACCACCTGCACACCGGCCGCGGTCATCTCGGCCACCCGGCGCAGCATCTCCTCCCGGACGCCACCCTCGTACAGATCGCTGATCAGCACGAAGATGCTGTCCCGTGGTCGGGTGATCAGCTGCTGCGAGTAGGCGATCGCCCGGTTGATGTCGGTGCCCCCGCCCAGTTGCGTGCCGAACAGCACCTCCACCGGATCGGCCAGCTGATCGGTCAGGTCCACCACCGCGGTGTCGAACACCACGAGCGACGTGCGCAGCGACCGCATCGAGGCCAGCACCGCCGCGAACACCCCGGCGAACACCACCGACGCGGCCATCGAACCCGACTGGTCGACACACAACACCACGTCCCGCTGGACCGCGGTGCCCCGCCGCCCGTACCCGACGAGCCGTTCGGGGATCACCGTCCGGTGCTCCGGCTGATAGTGCTTCAGGTTCGCCCGGATCGTCCGGTCCCAGTCGATGTCGGCATGCCGCGGCCGGCTGATCCGTGCGGCCCGGTTCAGTGCGCCGGTCACCGCGGTGCGGGTCGGTTGCGCGATGCGACGTTCAAGTTCTGCCACGACGGTACGGACCACCTGTCGCGCCGTCTCCCGGGCCGCGTCGGGCATCACCCGGTTCAGCGAGAGCAACGTGCCGACCAGGTGCACATCCGGCTCGACGGCGGCGAGCATCTCCGGTTCGAGCAGCAGGCGGGTCAGATCCAGCCGCTCGATGGCGTCGGCCTGCATCACCTGCACCACGGTGCCCGGAAAATACTCCCGGATGTCGCCGAGCCAGCGGGCCACCTTCGGCGCCGAGCCACCGAGCCCCGCCGATCGTTTCGTCGACGGCTCATCGGCGTCCCCGGCGTCGTAGAGCGCCGCCATCGCGGCATCCATCGCACCGTCCCGCCCCTCGGCCTTACCGAGCGGTTCCTCCGCGGCCCCGCCGAGCACCAGCCGCCACCGGCGCCGCCGCTCCGCACCCACCTGCTCGTCGTCGCTCAACCCGCACCCCCTACCCGTCGCAGCCCGGAGCGTTCCGGCTCAGTGGCACCTGCCGGCTTTGTGTCACGTTCCGGCTCAGCGGCACGTTCCGGCTTTGTGGCACGTGCCGGCTTTGTGGCACGTGCCGGCTTTGTGGTGCGGGTCGCGCCGTCGGTCACCACGCGGTCTCGCCTGGAGTCAAGTGGCGGCCGAGCAGGGCGCTCAGCGTCGCCAACGGTGCCGCCGCCCGGTCCGGGTCGATCTCGGCGAGCACTCCGGCCCGTGCCGCCCCACCCCCGGCGATCCGCTCGCCGATGGCCCGCCGCTCACCCGGATCGAAACCGCCGAACGTACGCCGCAACAACGGCAGCACACTGTCGAACGCGTCCGTTGGAATGTCCGCCAGCCAGTCGTCCACCAGCGACAACAGCGCCTCGTCGTGGACCAGCAGCAGCCCGCCCCCGGACAGGAACCCCTCCACCCAGGCCGCCGCGTGCGCCGGTGGCGTCCCGATGGTCAGCGGCAGCCGCAGCCTCCGGCGCACCTCGGCACCGTCCAGCCGGCCGGCGTCCGACAGTAACCGGGTCAGCCGCCCGGCGGGCAGTCCGTGCAGCCCCGGCCGGGACGCCAACGATCCGATCGTGACCAGCCAGCGGTCCCGTAACGACTCGTCGTCGAGAAGCCCGACCGCCCGGTGCACCCCGTCCATGCCGTCCCGCAACTGCCGGGCCGCCTCGTCGGAGAGTGCACCGGCCGCCGACGGCAGCGCCGCGCACACCCGGCCCAACAGGCTCGCCGTCACCGTGGCCAGCCCGGCCACGTCGGTGCGGCGGACGTCCCCGTACCGCAAGGTTCGGGCCAGCGCCGGGATCGCCGCCATCAGGTGATGCACGTCGGTGTCCAGCGCGGCGCGGGTGTCCAGAGCGGCGAGCACCGACGGATACGCCCCGGCGAGATCCGCGAGCAGGCAGGTCTCCACCAGTTCGGTGACCTCGGCCAGGGTCGCCGCCTCCCGGGCGCGCCGGGTGACCCGGGCGGTCGCCGCCGCCACCACGGTCGTGCCCCACATGCTGCCCTCGACCAGCCGGACCGCGAACTCCGGCTGCCACGCCAGCCGCCATTCCTCCCGGAACGTTCCGGTCCCGCGCCGGGCCGCGGCCCGCTGCCCCCACGGCACCCCCAGAACCGTGAGCCGATGCAGCAACCGGCTGCGTTTGAGGTCGTTGTCCTGCCGCAGATCCAGGTCGAGAGGGCGCTCGGTGGCCTCCGGCTTGAGCCGCAACGACCGTTGCTGCGCGGTCAGGTCCCGCACCAGCGGCACCGACGGCATGTCCTCCGGCACTGTCCCGAGACGCTCGCCGACGACCAGCCGACGAGCGATCAACTCGGACCGCAACGGCTCGCCGTCACACATCACCGCCTCGGCGGCCTCGGTCACCTCGGCCAGCCCGGCGAGCGGTCGCCCGCGCATCGTGGCCAGGGCTTCCGCGAGCCGTACGGCCTCGATCACGTGCGCCGACGAGGTGGGCACCCCTTCGGCCCGCAGCACACCCGCCGCGTCCACCAGCCAGCGGGCGACCACGTCGTCCCCGGTGGTGAACAGGTGGTGATACCAGCCCGGCGACCGCACCCCGGCCCCGTAGCCCGACCACGACGCGAGCCGCCCGTAGGTCCACGGCACCCAGGTGAACGCCACCTTCCCCCTACGCCGCCCCTTGAGCAGCGCGGTGTCGTCCTTGACGGCGACCTTCCGGGTCAGCGCCGGCACGTGCCACGCCCCGCACACCACGGCGATGTCGTGGTGCCGGCGGCGCTCCTCCCGCAGCACCGACCGCATGAACGCCTCGCGCACCAGATCGTCCGGATCCTCCGGCGCGT of the Actinoplanes sichuanensis genome contains:
- a CDS encoding dihydrolipoyllysine-residue succinyltransferase component of 2-oxoglutarate dehydrogenase complex, which encodes MRQVDGRNPSRVTGALELDKIAEERARDGDMAYDEHHDHDDYTAHEGGLYASAAATGPDPSVRHRRRLVASTTVAAVALVAAGFLTVQLMNEQQPSLPEPEALAPQTAPATASSTPEETAPVSRTPKITRHAAPVELSPVPSVEASRPASPDSAEARASAAIDELRERLRVSERTKIVEHPYADGEMQVVSFWRDATGEPLLRLARDQGTPAGNGVRCTTRIRNDPARDPGPPATLLCWRTSASRSVVVVSTATPAGAEAVGVAATLLETEWPKPN
- a CDS encoding IPT/TIG domain-containing protein, which produces MGTSTFPLFRLSGKSPAPISLLRVGRPSRRYALSGRQSRGAIPMITSQRSFRPSIRSSLAVAAISTLVLAVAAAPASAAAATMTLSRAGGASGAGGTVIGTVPAISNGPATFVAGVLPTVQFQYMASATSTCATTARAVQEIAVSGTTPTGGVLTVDPEEVKRISGTKIAFNVPTEPYPEPDVNPNGLVLAGGQKTAKWNVCVYDSESATASTLLATSQYTVVLRPTITGILPASSPAAGGQTITVNGTGFTALATPITAAIGGTALTNIKVAANGSSFTATTGARAADTGLALTVNTPGGTVSSLDPDNNGIDDDPSIPFSYTNGITISPTLAAAGSLVTVDVLGAGFSQLSFDHGSPTTANAHVFLVNGTYDAAANRGVAECKNASVISDAELICTLNLADSRLNPVTSASLPGSEIFEGAYTLTVVANGSTSAGSAAGASIVSSGATFTVGPY
- a CDS encoding S8 family peptidase — translated: MKNVQIRKFAFGAVAAGALAAVGALALPGGSADWAPVSYGLTAAPERIVPATVTEAQPARVVSTTIDKDGRPVVTVKEATDKASAIKLVEAAQKADGAIGVEMDAKVYALGAPTGTDQYRAKQWDIPKIHTTDAWQKSTGAGVVVAVIDSGVDGTHPDLAANMVSGFDATTDRAGTTTDRHGHGTHVAGTVAAVTGNATGISGVAPDVKIMPVKVLGDDGSGNMSDTAEGITWAADHGAQVINMSLGGTQKVTAVSNAIAYARSKGVTVVAAVGNSREQGSPTSYPAADAGVIGVAATDSNDRVGVYSNAGNYVDVAAPGTDIFSLAPNGQYKTMSGTSMASPHVAGLAALLKSYQKSLTPDQIEATLEKSAVDLGPVGFDNDFGNGRVDALAALNALAPATTAPTTPPTTAPVTKAPTTAPTTPPTKAPTTPTTPPTKAPITTAPVKGAPVITADTTGGNVIYGTTTVTTFAVKSGEQAWSRKAVSVCVTESGAAQQCTETSTDDLGQVRVERAAKASYQVVVKAGGATSATVGYQVRAAVTVIKAGFGQMQVTLTGAIGRPAEIQQKINGTWRAVGSYTAPTSPAKAVVTRLMPGQTYRVVVADSAAILGATSGEFVA
- a CDS encoding VWA domain-containing protein, encoding MSDDEQVGAERRRRWRLVLGGAAEEPLGKAEGRDGAMDAAMAALYDAGDADEPSTKRSAGLGGSAPKVARWLGDIREYFPGTVVQVMQADAIERLDLTRLLLEPEMLAAVEPDVHLVGTLLSLNRVMPDAARETARQVVRTVVAELERRIAQPTRTAVTGALNRAARISRPRHADIDWDRTIRANLKHYQPEHRTVIPERLVGYGRRGTAVQRDVVLCVDQSGSMAASVVFAGVFAAVLASMRSLRTSLVVFDTAVVDLTDQLADPVEVLFGTQLGGGTDINRAIAYSQQLITRPRDSIFVLISDLYEGGVREEMLRRVAEMTAAGVQVVVLLALSDEGAPAYDHENAAALAALGVPAFACTPDAFPDLMAAAIERRDLRAFAERPAEPAS
- a CDS encoding class I SAM-dependent methyltransferase, with the translated sequence MSAYLTNHREWQESWDRQQTAFMPDREERFAAMLDAVAAVTDGEAPRLLDLAGGTGTISLRALARFPGAQVTVLDQDPVLLTIAGSSLRDRATVVDADLGDPGWRAKLPTEPFDAVLTATALHWLPAERVAALYAEIREVLRPGGLFANAEQMEDEGLPELSRRLHDHARVRREAWYATGAATSWPQWWALVAADEQLAPKAVERERIYPSHRHSQEWTPPVSWHIEALRTAGFREAGIIWRGGVDAAVAGLR
- a CDS encoding DUF5682 family protein, giving the protein MPERIYGIRHHGPGSARAVVRELDAHPPEVLLIEGPPEADDLVRWAADGGLEPPVALLGYAVDDPGKAAFWPFAVFSPEWQAIRWAVRRGVRVRFFDLPYGYRVAPSADTETPPEAATRSAVRPPSGVAPDSGSGGEPAVDVGPVRPVDPIAELAAAAGYDDPERWWEDVVEHRGMPAFEAVAEAMAAIREHAPEDPDDLVREAFMRSVLREERRRHHDIAVVCGAWHVPALTRKVAVKDDTALLKGRRRGKVAFTWVPWTYGRLASWSGYGAGVRSPGWYHHLFTTGDDVVARWLVDAAGVLRAEGVPTSSAHVIEAVRLAEALATMRGRPLAGLAEVTEAAEAVMCDGEPLRSELIARRLVVGERLGTVPEDMPSVPLVRDLTAQQRSLRLKPEATERPLDLDLRQDNDLKRSRLLHRLTVLGVPWGQRAAARRGTGTFREEWRLAWQPEFAVRLVEGSMWGTTVVAAATARVTRRAREAATLAEVTELVETCLLADLAGAYPSVLAALDTRAALDTDVHHLMAAIPALARTLRYGDVRRTDVAGLATVTASLLGRVCAALPSAAGALSDEAARQLRDGMDGVHRAVGLLDDESLRDRWLVTIGSLASRPGLHGLPAGRLTRLLSDAGRLDGAEVRRRLRLPLTIGTPPAHAAAWVEGFLSGGGLLLVHDEALLSLVDDWLADIPTDAFDSVLPLLRRTFGGFDPGERRAIGERIAGGGAARAGVLAEIDPDRAAAPLATLSALLGRHLTPGETAW
- a CDS encoding S8 family peptidase, giving the protein MKVQLLRYVAGAVTAGALAAVGVYALPTGSSEWTPVTYGLTQDADEILPAVVSKAQPARVVSTTLDEDGRPVVTVKEATDKASAAKLVQDAQKADGAVSVEMDAPVHALGVPSGSDPYRSQQWDFTKIRVADAWQKSTGSGVVVAVIDTGVDSTHPDLKGNVLSGYDAIANRVTAGTDGNGHGTHVAGTIAAVTGNGVGVSGVAPDVKILPVKVLSDSGSGTMSDTAEGIVWAADHGAQVINMSLGSSSKVTAVSNAIAYARSKGVTVVAAAGNERASGSPTSYPGADAGVIAVAATDSADRVASYSNAGSYVDVAAPGSAIISTYKGSYASLNGTSMASPHVAAVAALLKGYQNALTPDQIEAALEKSAVDLGTKGFDNDFGNGRIDAVAALAAVAPPTTAPTTAPTTPPTTAPTTAPPTTTPTSTPTDSPTATPTTSPTTAPTTAPPKPKLNPLITSNVATREVAYGTATATTFTVRVAGSPWANKPASVCIAEAGAGFSCTDTKTSINGTVTVSRTAAAGFQVYVKTAETETTAAATSPVTTYTVRAKVAASLAGRGVMTVTINGVAGQRAEIQIYNSVTRDWTTVAGYQAVARVSVSGLVSGQRYRVLVPDTTAVLGATSGTVLA